The following are from one region of the Rhipicephalus microplus isolate Deutch F79 chromosome 1, USDA_Rmic, whole genome shotgun sequence genome:
- the LOC119167965 gene encoding uncharacterized protein LOC119167965, which translates to MVLVRLRTGMQGQELARNFLMSESLVSRTFSTWINFLQRELWNLTPLPTLDDIRSHLPKCFSDFPDTRLVLDATGVRIQRPSSLSAQRQTFSPYKHYNTYKALIGCTPDGYITYVSRLWGGSSSDKAILESSGLLDKLEPGDAKMVDKGFTFPYLPAGITVYRPPFREPHQKQMPANKVDETRRIASARVHVERAIARAKSFHILNRPFPIAMIDIAEQVFEVCCLLSNYRLPLIREVD; encoded by the coding sequence ATGGTGTTAGTTCGGCTCAGGACAGGTATGCAAGGGCAAGAACTGGCCAGGAATTTCCTGATGTCAGAAAGTCTAGTTAGCCGCACTTTTTCCACATGGATTAACTTTTTACAACGAGAGCTTTGGAACTTGACACCCTTACCTACTTTAGATGACATAAGATCCCACCTACCGAAGTGCTTCTCTGATTTTCCCGACACCCGTCTTGTTCTCGATGCCACAGGGGTGAGAATACAGAGGCCTTCGTCATTGAGCGCACAGCGCCAAACCTTCTCACCATACAAGCATTACAACACGTACAAGGCGCTTATTGGATGTACACCAGATGGATACATCACTTATGTGTCTCGCCTCTGGGGAGGCTCTAGCTCGGATAAAGCAATCTTGGAAAGTAGTGGTCTTCTTGACAAGCTGGAGCCAGGAGATGCAAAAATGGTTGATAAAGGTTTTACATTTCCTTACTTGCCAGCAGGTATAACAGTTTATCGGCCTCCATTCCGAGAGCCTCACCAAAAGCAGATGCCTGCAAATAAAGTTGACGAAACCAGGCGCATCGCTTCTGCAAGGGTGCACGTTGAAAGAGCCATTGCAAGAGCTAAAAGCTTTCATATTTTGAATAGGCCCTTTCCTATCGCCATGATAGACATTGCTGAGCAGGTTTTTGAAGTTTGTTGCCTCTTGAGCAACTACAGGCTGCCTTTGATTCGAGAGGTAGATTAG